The following proteins come from a genomic window of Achromobacter deleyi:
- a CDS encoding enoyl-CoA hydratase family protein yields MSTQPEEHTMKHHKRPLAGYQARTFLWQVSADGKVATITLNRPERKNPLTFDSYAELRDLFRALVYATDIKVVVVAGAGGNFCSGGDVHEIIGPLTKMSMPELLDFTRMTGDLVKAMRACPQPIVAAVDGVCAGAGAMVALASDMRLGTPAARTAFLFTRVGLAGADMGACTLLPRMIGQGRASELLYTGRAMTAEEGASWGFFNALHESGALMEAAAKLAAQLAAGPTFAHGVTKKLLHQEWNMGVDEAIEAEAEAQAICMQTRDFHRAYEAFVAKQKPVFEGN; encoded by the coding sequence ATGAGCACGCAGCCCGAAGAGCACACCATGAAGCACCACAAGCGCCCCTTGGCCGGTTACCAGGCGCGCACGTTCCTGTGGCAGGTGTCGGCCGACGGCAAGGTCGCGACCATCACGCTCAACCGCCCCGAGCGCAAGAACCCGCTGACCTTCGATTCCTACGCCGAGCTGCGCGACCTGTTCCGCGCGCTGGTGTACGCGACCGACATCAAGGTGGTGGTGGTGGCGGGCGCCGGCGGCAACTTCTGCTCGGGCGGCGACGTGCATGAAATCATCGGGCCGCTGACCAAAATGAGCATGCCCGAACTGCTGGATTTCACCCGCATGACGGGCGATCTGGTCAAGGCCATGCGCGCCTGCCCGCAGCCCATCGTGGCGGCGGTGGACGGCGTCTGCGCCGGCGCCGGCGCGATGGTGGCGCTGGCCTCCGACATGCGCCTGGGCACGCCGGCCGCGCGCACCGCCTTCCTGTTCACGCGGGTGGGCCTGGCGGGCGCCGACATGGGCGCCTGCACGCTGCTGCCGCGCATGATCGGCCAGGGCCGCGCCTCCGAACTGCTGTACACCGGCCGCGCCATGACGGCCGAGGAAGGCGCCAGCTGGGGCTTCTTCAACGCGCTGCACGAGTCCGGCGCGCTGATGGAGGCCGCCGCCAAGCTGGCCGCGCAACTGGCCGCGGGCCCGACCTTCGCCCACGGCGTGACCAAGAAGCTGCTGCACCAGGAATGGAACATGGGCGTGGACGAGGCCATCGAGGCCGAAGCCGAGGCCCAGGCCATCTGCATGCAGACGCGCGATTTCCACCGCGCCTACGAGGCGTTCGTCGCCAAGCAAAAACCCGTCTTCGAGGGGAACTGA
- a CDS encoding SDR family NAD(P)-dependent oxidoreductase yields the protein MSTSSLPLAGRHALVTGGARGIGLASARALLERGARVTLLGRDGGALEAAVDSLASLGQVQAVSADIADEASVRQTFAQAEAELGPVLVLVNNAGQAVSQRFDRTDAALWQSMLAVNLTGTFHCIQAALPGMLAAKWGRVINVASTAGLIGYAYVSAYCAAKHGVIGLTRSLALETAQKGVTINAVCPGYTETDIVRGAVTNIVEKTGMTPEAARAKLAERNPQGRLVQPEEVAETVAWLALPASSSINGQAIAVDGGEVMTG from the coding sequence ATGAGCACGTCCTCCCTTCCCCTGGCCGGCCGCCACGCGCTGGTGACGGGCGGCGCCCGCGGCATCGGCCTGGCCAGCGCCCGTGCGCTGCTCGAGCGCGGCGCCCGCGTCACGCTGCTGGGCCGCGACGGCGGCGCGCTGGAGGCGGCCGTCGACAGCCTGGCCAGCCTGGGCCAGGTGCAGGCGGTCAGCGCCGACATCGCCGACGAGGCCTCGGTGCGCCAGACCTTCGCCCAGGCCGAGGCCGAGCTCGGCCCGGTGCTGGTGCTGGTGAACAACGCCGGCCAGGCCGTCAGCCAGCGCTTCGACCGCACCGATGCCGCGCTGTGGCAATCGATGCTGGCGGTCAACCTGACCGGCACTTTCCACTGCATCCAGGCGGCCCTGCCCGGCATGCTGGCGGCCAAGTGGGGCCGCGTCATCAACGTGGCCAGCACCGCCGGCCTGATCGGCTACGCCTACGTCAGCGCCTACTGCGCGGCCAAGCATGGCGTGATCGGCCTGACCCGCTCGCTGGCGCTGGAGACGGCGCAGAAGGGCGTCACCATCAACGCCGTGTGCCCGGGCTACACCGAGACCGACATCGTGCGCGGCGCGGTCACCAATATCGTCGAGAAGACCGGCATGACGCCGGAAGCCGCCCGCGCCAAGCTGGCCGAGCGCAACCCGCAGGGCCGCCTGGTGCAGCCCGAGGAAGTGGCCGAGACGGTCGCCTGGCTGGCGCTGCCGGCCTCGTCGTCCATCAACGGCCAGGCCATCGCCGTCGACGGCGGCGAAGTGATGACCGGCTGA
- a CDS encoding bifunctional salicylyl-CoA 5-hydroxylase/oxidoreductase, whose amino-acid sequence MKIVCIGGGPAGLYFGLLMKLQDPANEVTVIERNRPYDTFGWGVVFSDATMQNLREADPVSAQTIGDAFNHWDDIDIHFKGRSIRSGGHGFIGIGRKKLLNILQARCEDVGVKLVFENFVQDDQAIAREYDADLVIASDGINSQIRTRYADTFHPDIDQRRCRFVWLGTKKVFDAFTFAFVQTEHGWFQAHAYRYEDGMSTFIVETPEETWQAAGIEQMSQEEGIAYCEKLFAPWLDGNALISNASHLRGSAIWIRFPRVICNTWVHWNQLETRRGKRAVPVVLMGDAAHTAHFSIGSGTKLALEDAIELARCLSGAEGSVEHGLKHYEEVRSVEVLKIQNAARNSTEWFENVARYAELEPEQFAYSLLTRSQRISHENLRLRDPAWLEGFERWIAEHAGAPAPAGQRPALPMLTPYRARGVTLKNRILVSPMAMYSCADGVPGDFHLVHLGARAMGGAGLVMVEMTCVSPDGRITPGCPGLWNDEQQQAFARIVGFVHGNSDARIGVQIGHAGRKGSTQLGWQKIDHPLAEGNWPLLSASALPYIEGVSQTPRAMTRADMDDVRDNFVAAARRAQAAGFDWLELHCAHGYLLSSFISPLTNRRDDEYGGSLENRLRFPLEVFRAVRAVWPEDKPMSVRISASDWVEGGITPDDAVEIARHFKAAGADMIDCSSGQVSKEEKPVYGRMFQTPFADRVRNEAGIPTIAVGAIFEADHANGIIASGRADLCALARPHLADASWTLREAARVGYRDVAWPSQYFAGKRQLETNFERAAAMAQLDIK is encoded by the coding sequence ATGAAAATCGTATGCATTGGTGGTGGTCCCGCCGGTCTGTATTTCGGGCTCCTCATGAAGCTGCAAGACCCGGCCAACGAAGTCACCGTCATCGAACGCAACCGGCCCTACGACACCTTCGGCTGGGGCGTCGTGTTCTCGGATGCCACCATGCAGAACCTGCGCGAAGCCGATCCGGTTTCCGCCCAGACCATCGGTGACGCCTTCAACCACTGGGACGACATCGACATCCACTTCAAGGGCCGCAGCATCCGCAGCGGCGGTCATGGTTTCATCGGCATCGGCCGCAAGAAGCTGCTCAACATCCTGCAGGCGCGTTGCGAAGACGTCGGCGTCAAGCTGGTGTTCGAGAACTTCGTCCAGGACGACCAGGCCATCGCCCGCGAATACGACGCCGACCTGGTCATCGCCTCCGACGGCATCAACAGCCAGATCCGCACCCGCTACGCCGACACCTTCCACCCCGACATCGACCAGCGCCGCTGCCGCTTCGTCTGGCTCGGCACCAAGAAGGTCTTCGACGCTTTCACCTTCGCCTTCGTCCAGACCGAACACGGCTGGTTCCAGGCCCACGCCTACCGCTACGAAGACGGCATGTCGACCTTCATCGTCGAAACGCCCGAAGAGACCTGGCAGGCCGCCGGCATCGAGCAGATGAGCCAGGAAGAGGGCATCGCCTACTGCGAAAAGCTGTTCGCGCCGTGGCTCGACGGCAACGCGCTCATCAGCAACGCCTCGCACCTGCGCGGCTCGGCCATCTGGATCCGCTTCCCGCGCGTCATCTGCAACACCTGGGTCCACTGGAACCAGCTCGAAACCCGCCGCGGCAAGCGCGCCGTGCCGGTGGTGCTGATGGGCGACGCGGCGCACACCGCGCACTTCTCCATCGGCTCCGGCACCAAGCTGGCGCTGGAAGACGCCATCGAACTGGCGCGCTGCCTGAGCGGCGCCGAAGGCAGCGTCGAGCATGGCCTCAAGCACTACGAGGAAGTGCGCAGCGTCGAAGTGCTGAAGATCCAGAACGCCGCCCGCAACTCCACCGAGTGGTTCGAGAACGTGGCGCGCTACGCCGAGCTCGAGCCCGAGCAATTCGCCTATTCGCTGCTGACCCGCTCGCAGCGCATCTCGCACGAAAACCTGCGGCTGCGTGATCCGGCCTGGCTGGAAGGCTTCGAACGCTGGATCGCCGAACATGCCGGCGCGCCGGCGCCGGCCGGCCAGCGGCCCGCGCTGCCGATGCTGACGCCGTACCGGGCGCGCGGCGTGACGCTGAAGAACCGCATCCTGGTGTCGCCGATGGCCATGTATTCCTGCGCCGACGGCGTGCCGGGCGACTTCCACCTGGTGCACCTGGGCGCGCGCGCCATGGGCGGCGCCGGGCTGGTGATGGTGGAAATGACCTGCGTCTCGCCCGACGGCCGCATCACCCCGGGATGCCCGGGCCTGTGGAACGACGAGCAGCAGCAGGCCTTTGCCCGCATCGTCGGCTTCGTGCACGGCAACAGCGATGCCCGCATCGGCGTGCAGATCGGCCATGCCGGCCGCAAGGGCTCGACCCAGCTGGGCTGGCAGAAGATCGACCATCCGCTGGCCGAAGGCAACTGGCCGCTGTTGTCGGCTTCGGCGCTGCCGTACATCGAGGGCGTGTCGCAGACGCCGCGCGCCATGACGCGCGCCGACATGGACGACGTGCGCGACAACTTCGTGGCCGCGGCCCGCCGCGCCCAGGCCGCCGGCTTCGACTGGCTCGAACTGCACTGCGCCCACGGCTACCTGCTGTCCAGCTTCATCTCGCCGCTGACCAACCGGCGCGACGACGAATACGGCGGCAGCCTGGAAAACCGCCTGCGCTTCCCGCTGGAAGTGTTCCGCGCGGTGCGCGCCGTCTGGCCCGAGGACAAGCCGATGTCGGTGCGGATCTCGGCCAGCGACTGGGTCGAGGGCGGCATCACCCCCGATGACGCCGTCGAGATCGCGCGCCACTTCAAGGCCGCCGGCGCCGACATGATCGACTGCTCGTCGGGCCAGGTCAGCAAGGAAGAAAAGCCGGTCTACGGCCGCATGTTTCAGACCCCGTTCGCCGATCGCGTGCGCAACGAGGCCGGCATCCCCACCATCGCGGTGGGCGCCATCTTCGAGGCCGACCACGCCAACGGCATCATTGCCTCGGGCCGCGCCGACCTGTGCGCGCTGGCCCGTCCCCATCTGGCGGATGCCTCCTGGACGCTGCGCGAAGCGGCCCGCGTGGGCTATCGTGATGTGGCCTGGCCGAGCCAGTACTTCGCCGGCAAGCGCCAGCTGGAAACCAATTTCGAACGCGCCGCCGCCATGGCGCAACTGGACATCAAATGA
- a CDS encoding EAL and GGDEF domain-containing protein, with protein MLDSHPGGSSAAPQGAAWQVSNYLASMDRALLLFDFDAAGALINANDNFLAALGYARADIAGLRHDLLCDSMDEGKGIASAENIWARLRRGEVFSGTCRYRKQGGASLWIEATYLPMRDESGEVRRIAVISRKSIADAERQEEVRLLLLGINETGNAVAVSGRDGRIVYVNDGFQRMLGFSRADALEQELGELLAGTRHDGGTREELDRRIACREGYHKDVLVYDRSGKPLWVSVMANSVFDERGSLVNIVDVLTDITPTKVHEVLQRRVLQAMVNEASVVEVMNMVCREVERLAPEVAATVLRVDEAGKLRTLASPSMPPAYNEALDGMAIGPQVGACGTAAFLGRPVIVPDIATDPLWDDYRHLPLPDDIKACWSSPIKSSDGRVIGTFGFYFRERRLPDDFHHRLVDVCVYLCALALEREEARARIRQLAFYDELTGLPNRNLLLAQAEQAIARAEPERKRVAVLFLDLDRFKQVNDTLGHPIGDALLRDIAQRLRRLARATDIVGRLSGDEFVMLMPDFEHGRLTAAAEHILVSLAQPFVVGGITLNPSVSIGISVFPENGRDMDTLLRHADMAMYQAKTAGRNRISFFSAEMNRQAQERLALEAALRDALEGRALRLHYQPQVGLKNGSLYGVEALARWRHPTLGDISPARFVPLAEECGLIGDLGDWAVREACSQLSIWRNNGLRVPSVSVNLSATNFHNLNLPRMIAATLAEFGLAASDLMLEITEGVVLDATAGTLRTIAELHRLGVRLSMDDFGTGYSSLGHLRRLIVDELKLDRSFVQGLENDDAARALTSAVIRIGESLSLPVVAEGIENEEQRRFLIEQGCAAGQGFLFSPPLPANDLEDWLRARG; from the coding sequence ATGCTTGATTCTCATCCAGGCGGTTCGAGCGCGGCCCCGCAGGGCGCCGCGTGGCAGGTGAGCAACTATCTGGCGTCGATGGACCGGGCACTGCTGCTGTTCGATTTCGATGCCGCCGGCGCTCTCATCAACGCCAACGACAACTTCCTGGCCGCGCTGGGTTATGCCCGCGCCGACATCGCCGGGCTGCGCCACGACCTGCTGTGCGACAGCATGGACGAAGGCAAGGGCATCGCCAGCGCCGAGAATATCTGGGCGCGGCTGCGCCGCGGCGAGGTCTTTTCCGGCACCTGCCGCTACCGCAAGCAGGGCGGCGCGTCGCTGTGGATCGAGGCGACCTACCTGCCGATGCGCGACGAAAGCGGCGAAGTGCGCCGCATCGCGGTGATCTCGCGCAAGTCGATCGCCGACGCCGAGCGCCAGGAGGAAGTCCGCCTGCTGCTGCTGGGCATCAACGAAACCGGCAACGCCGTGGCCGTGTCCGGCCGCGACGGCCGCATCGTCTACGTCAACGACGGCTTCCAGCGCATGCTGGGCTTCTCGCGCGCCGACGCGCTGGAGCAGGAACTGGGCGAGCTGCTGGCCGGCACCCGCCACGACGGCGGCACCCGCGAGGAGCTGGACCGCCGCATCGCCTGCCGCGAGGGCTATCACAAGGACGTGCTGGTCTACGACCGCAGCGGCAAGCCGCTGTGGGTGTCGGTCATGGCCAACTCGGTGTTCGACGAGCGCGGTTCGCTGGTCAACATCGTCGACGTGCTGACCGACATCACCCCCACCAAGGTGCACGAGGTGCTGCAGCGCCGCGTGCTGCAGGCCATGGTCAACGAGGCCTCGGTGGTGGAAGTGATGAACATGGTGTGCCGCGAGGTCGAGCGCCTGGCGCCCGAGGTCGCGGCCACGGTGCTGCGGGTGGACGAGGCCGGCAAGCTGCGGACGCTGGCTTCGCCGAGCATGCCGCCGGCCTATAACGAAGCATTGGACGGCATGGCCATCGGCCCGCAGGTGGGCGCCTGCGGCACTGCGGCTTTCCTCGGGCGGCCGGTGATCGTGCCCGACATCGCCACCGATCCGCTGTGGGATGACTACCGCCATCTGCCGCTGCCGGACGATATCAAGGCCTGCTGGTCCTCGCCGATCAAGTCGAGCGACGGCCGCGTCATCGGCACCTTTGGCTTCTATTTCCGCGAACGCCGCCTGCCGGATGACTTCCACCACCGCCTGGTGGACGTCTGCGTGTACCTGTGCGCGCTGGCGCTGGAACGCGAAGAGGCCCGCGCCCGCATCCGCCAGCTGGCGTTCTACGACGAGCTGACCGGCCTGCCGAACCGCAACCTGCTGCTGGCCCAGGCCGAGCAGGCCATCGCCCGCGCCGAGCCCGAGCGCAAGCGCGTGGCGGTGCTGTTCCTGGACCTGGACCGCTTCAAGCAGGTCAACGACACGCTCGGCCACCCCATCGGCGACGCGCTGCTGCGCGACATCGCCCAGCGCCTGCGGCGCCTGGCGCGCGCCACCGACATCGTCGGCCGCCTGTCGGGCGACGAGTTCGTGATGCTGATGCCCGATTTCGAGCATGGCCGCCTGACCGCCGCCGCCGAGCACATCCTGGTGTCGCTGGCGCAGCCGTTCGTGGTGGGCGGCATCACGCTCAATCCGTCGGTGAGCATCGGCATCAGCGTGTTCCCCGAGAACGGCCGCGACATGGACACGCTGCTGCGCCATGCCGACATGGCCATGTACCAGGCCAAGACGGCGGGCCGCAACCGCATCTCGTTCTTCAGTGCCGAGATGAACCGCCAGGCGCAGGAACGCCTGGCGCTGGAGGCGGCGCTGCGCGACGCGCTGGAAGGTCGCGCGTTGCGGCTGCACTACCAGCCGCAGGTGGGCCTGAAGAACGGCAGCCTGTACGGCGTCGAGGCGCTGGCCCGCTGGCGCCACCCGACGCTGGGCGACATCTCGCCGGCGCGCTTCGTGCCGCTGGCCGAGGAATGCGGCCTGATCGGCGACCTGGGCGACTGGGCGGTGCGCGAGGCCTGCTCGCAGCTCTCCATCTGGCGCAACAACGGCCTGCGCGTGCCGTCGGTGTCGGTGAACCTGTCGGCCACCAATTTCCACAACCTGAACCTGCCGCGCATGATCGCCGCGACGCTGGCCGAGTTCGGGCTGGCGGCGTCGGACCTGATGCTGGAGATCACGGAAGGCGTGGTGCTGGACGCCACGGCGGGCACGCTGCGCACGATCGCGGAACTGCACCGCCTGGGCGTGCGCCTGTCGATGGACGATTTCGGCACGGGCTATTCGAGCCTGGGCCACTTGCGCCGTCTGATCGTGGACGAACTGAAGCTGGACCGCAGTTTCGTCCAGGGCCTGGAGAACGACGACGCGGCGCGGGCCCTGACCAGCGCCGTGATCCGCATCGGGGAGAGTCTCAGCCTGCCGGTGGTGGCCGAGGGGATCGAGAATGAGGAGCAGCGGCGGTTCTTGATCGAGCAGGGGTGTGCGGCGGGGCAGGGGTTTTTGTTTTCGCCTCCGTTGCCGGCTAATGATTTGGAGGATTGGTTGCGGGCGCGGGGGTGA
- the siaD gene encoding biofilm regulation diguanylate cyclase SiaD, with translation MKAGNAELDDRIAGLLADPAYAGHPLREALQDLWRHTAEQMARIERVTHLSDAYQTMAHQREMGLCEQFDRQLRRLARIARISDHYQSMMRDLNATLEETSRRDPLTGLLNRRALMEMIKQEVQRAARGGQAFVVAMLDVDHFKSVNDRYGHEIGDRALVELAGAMRRSVREYDLCGRWGGEEFLVLLPATPPETAQGVMDRLVGAVRGLAIDVGADVLRLTVSIGMACHQLGETFSETLSRADQALYLAKQDGRDRVALGFPRP, from the coding sequence ATGAAGGCCGGCAACGCCGAGCTGGATGACCGCATCGCCGGCTTGCTGGCGGATCCGGCGTATGCCGGGCACCCGTTGCGCGAGGCGTTGCAGGACCTGTGGCGGCACACCGCGGAACAGATGGCGCGGATCGAACGCGTCACGCACTTGTCGGATGCCTACCAGACCATGGCGCACCAGCGCGAAATGGGCCTGTGCGAGCAGTTCGACCGGCAGTTGCGGCGGCTGGCGCGCATCGCGCGCATCTCCGACCACTACCAGAGCATGATGCGCGACCTGAACGCCACGCTGGAGGAAACCTCGCGCCGCGATCCCCTGACGGGCCTGCTCAACCGCCGCGCCCTGATGGAAATGATCAAGCAGGAAGTCCAGCGCGCCGCCCGCGGCGGCCAGGCTTTCGTGGTGGCCATGCTCGACGTCGACCATTTCAAGTCCGTCAACGACCGCTACGGCCACGAGATCGGCGACCGCGCCCTGGTCGAGCTGGCCGGCGCCATGCGCCGCAGCGTGCGCGAATACGACCTGTGCGGCCGCTGGGGCGGCGAGGAATTCCTGGTGCTGCTGCCCGCGACCCCGCCGGAAACGGCGCAGGGCGTGATGGACCGGCTGGTCGGCGCGGTGCGCGGCCTGGCCATTGATGTCGGCGCCGATGTGTTGCGCCTGACCGTCAGTATCGGCATGGCCTGTCACCAGCTCGGAGAAACCTTTTCAGAAACGCTCAGCCGGGCGGACCAGGCGTTGTACCTGGCCAAACAGGACGGACGCGACCGCGTCGCACTTGGCTTCCCCCGGCCCTGA
- the siaC gene encoding biofilm regulation phosphoprotein SiaC gives MKDLNIAGTQSTPAITADAAAGVLAMRGDSYPENSFELFGPVIEWVEAYLLSSAAPLNLELELLYLNTSSIKSVMDIFDVLEAAHGKGRSVSVTWFYDMRNERVGELAEEFKEDCTFPFSVVGRQ, from the coding sequence ATGAAAGACCTGAATATCGCGGGGACCCAGTCCACGCCCGCCATCACCGCGGACGCCGCCGCCGGCGTGCTGGCGATGCGCGGCGACTCCTACCCCGAGAATTCGTTCGAGCTGTTCGGCCCGGTGATCGAGTGGGTCGAGGCCTACCTGCTCAGCAGCGCTGCGCCGCTGAACCTGGAACTCGAACTGCTGTACCTGAACACCAGCAGCATCAAGTCCGTCATGGACATCTTCGATGTGCTGGAGGCCGCCCACGGCAAAGGCCGCAGCGTCAGCGTCACCTGGTTCTACGACATGCGCAACGAGCGCGTCGGCGAGCTGGCCGAGGAATTCAAGGAAGACTGCACCTTCCCGTTCTCCGTCGTCGGCCGCCAATGA
- the siaB gene encoding biofilm regulation protein kinase SiaB, with amino-acid sequence MNASDLYALGERFDQNRTLLCFNGPISRSLIEEIGNALKNYLNAEHARPAEAMDVFSVYIEMIQNIRQYAAQNGDTDAAATVVIGRRDESRYVVSAGNLVKAEDGRSLVARIQQLAALDKAALKAEYKTQLHKPRTPGVASGAGLGLIDIARRAGAPLEASLTPAAGEGQAFFSLSVVI; translated from the coding sequence ATGAATGCCTCCGATCTCTACGCATTGGGCGAGCGGTTCGACCAGAATCGCACGCTGTTGTGCTTCAACGGGCCGATCTCCCGCAGCCTGATCGAGGAAATCGGCAATGCGCTGAAGAATTACCTGAATGCCGAGCATGCCCGGCCGGCGGAGGCCATGGACGTGTTCTCGGTCTACATCGAGATGATCCAGAACATCCGCCAATACGCCGCGCAGAACGGCGACACGGACGCCGCCGCCACCGTGGTCATCGGGCGCCGCGACGAGAGCCGCTACGTGGTGTCGGCCGGCAACCTGGTCAAGGCCGAGGATGGCCGCAGCCTGGTGGCCCGCATCCAGCAGCTGGCCGCGCTGGACAAGGCCGCCCTGAAGGCGGAATACAAGACCCAGCTGCACAAGCCGCGCACCCCCGGCGTGGCCTCGGGCGCCGGCCTGGGCCTGATCGATATCGCGCGCCGGGCCGGCGCGCCGCTGGAGGCCAGCCTGACGCCCGCCGCGGGCGAGGGCCAGGCGTTCTTCAGCCTGAGCGTCGTGATCTGA
- the siaA gene encoding biofilm regulation protein phosphatase SiaA (SiaB is a threonine kinase acting on SiaC; SiaA is the matching phosphatase.): MAKWGLRKKSLMALLLACLVALAPAALIGWQVLDGVRDHFGRAFADNFTQLNRQRILAPVSRELALSQRLADSEVTRRWLRNESDPAARELFFREADGYRRDLLGRAYFIASAATGHYYFNDDQPLSETPRYTLSREAADDGWFYNSLKASARYNINVNPDLKLKTTRVWINVQVRDGDKVIGLTGAGLDVGGFLRDFVNSGQPGVTPIIVDEEGAIQAHMDPTLIAYNSGASGANGRGMVFNLLDPGSGSGRDELRSALHAAQADPQSVQTAWVAIDGVRQLVSVAYMPELHWHVLTVVDLGAARVLDTDWLWPAAIGLVLLFAALLLCFGYAIERLMLRPLRRLQQSARAIANGSYDVRLPPGGQDEIGDLSRAFGVMADKVRQHTAELESKVRERTSALEDANRAMAAAHKKIGDSIDYASLIQRAILPDRQLTQSLGAHHFVLWKPRDVVGGDFYVFRSDGANCLLGIMDCAGHGVPGALMTMLARAAIDLAITEAGPADPAGILTRTDGAIRAMLADAQLPRALATNTDAGLVYIDRQSGMLRYAGAKISLYASDGETLREVPGGKRALGDKRAGAYQNIELRMEPGWTYYLATDGFLDQAGGEHGFGFGNTRFAEMLKRHARQPLTDQAAAFTEALARYQGERPQRDDITLLSFRFE, encoded by the coding sequence ATGGCGAAATGGGGTTTGCGCAAAAAATCATTGATGGCGCTGTTGCTGGCGTGCCTGGTCGCGTTGGCGCCGGCCGCGTTGATCGGCTGGCAGGTGCTGGACGGGGTCCGCGACCACTTCGGGCGCGCCTTCGCCGACAACTTCACGCAGCTGAACCGCCAGCGCATCCTGGCGCCGGTGTCGCGCGAGCTGGCGCTGTCGCAGCGGCTGGCCGACAGCGAGGTGACGCGCCGCTGGCTGCGCAATGAAAGCGACCCGGCCGCCCGCGAGCTGTTCTTCCGCGAGGCCGACGGCTACCGCCGCGACCTGCTGGGCCGCGCCTATTTCATCGCCAGCGCCGCCACCGGCCACTATTACTTCAACGACGACCAGCCGCTGTCGGAAACGCCGCGCTACACGCTCAGCCGCGAGGCGGCGGACGATGGCTGGTTCTACAACTCGCTCAAGGCCAGCGCGCGTTACAACATCAACGTCAATCCGGACCTCAAGCTCAAGACCACGCGGGTCTGGATCAACGTGCAGGTGCGCGACGGCGACAAGGTCATCGGCCTGACCGGCGCCGGCCTGGACGTGGGCGGCTTCCTGCGCGACTTCGTCAACAGCGGCCAGCCGGGCGTCACCCCCATCATCGTCGACGAGGAAGGGGCGATCCAGGCGCACATGGACCCGACGCTGATCGCCTACAACTCGGGGGCCAGCGGCGCCAACGGCCGCGGCATGGTGTTCAACCTGCTCGACCCCGGCAGCGGCAGCGGCCGCGACGAGCTGCGCTCGGCGCTGCATGCCGCCCAGGCCGACCCACAATCGGTGCAGACCGCCTGGGTCGCGATCGACGGCGTGCGCCAGCTGGTGTCGGTGGCCTACATGCCCGAACTGCACTGGCACGTGCTGACGGTGGTGGACCTGGGCGCTGCCCGGGTGCTGGACACCGACTGGCTGTGGCCGGCCGCGATCGGCCTGGTGCTGCTGTTCGCGGCCCTGCTGCTGTGCTTCGGCTACGCTATCGAGCGCCTGATGCTGCGACCGCTGCGCCGCCTGCAGCAGTCGGCCCGCGCCATCGCCAACGGCAGCTACGACGTGCGCCTGCCGCCGGGCGGCCAGGACGAGATCGGCGACCTGAGCCGCGCCTTCGGCGTCATGGCCGACAAGGTGCGCCAGCACACCGCCGAACTCGAGAGCAAAGTGCGCGAGCGCACCTCCGCGCTGGAGGACGCCAACCGCGCCATGGCCGCGGCGCACAAGAAGATCGGCGACTCGATCGACTACGCCAGCCTGATCCAGCGCGCCATCCTGCCGGACCGCCAGCTGACCCAGTCGCTCGGCGCCCATCACTTCGTGCTGTGGAAGCCGCGCGACGTGGTCGGCGGCGACTTCTACGTGTTCCGCTCGGACGGCGCCAACTGCCTGCTGGGCATCATGGACTGCGCCGGCCACGGCGTGCCCGGCGCCCTGATGACCATGCTGGCGCGCGCCGCCATCGATCTGGCCATCACCGAGGCCGGCCCGGCCGACCCCGCCGGCATCCTGACGCGCACCGACGGCGCCATCCGCGCCATGCTTGCCGATGCGCAACTGCCGCGGGCCCTCGCGACAAACACGGACGCGGGGCTGGTATATATTGACCGCCAATCCGGCATGTTGCGGTATGCCGGCGCCAAGATCAGCCTGTACGCCAGCGACGGCGAAACCCTGCGCGAAGTGCCCGGGGGCAAGCGCGCGCTGGGCGACAAGCGGGCCGGGGCCTACCAGAATATCGAGTTGCGCATGGAGCCGGGCTGGACCTACTACCTGGCGACCGACGGCTTCCTGGACCAGGCCGGCGGCGAGCATGGTTTCGGCTTTGGCAACACGCGTTTCGCCGAAATGCTCAAGAGACACGCGCGGCAGCCGTTAACTGACCAGGCGGCCGCGTTTACCGAGGCCCTGGCTCGCTACCAGGGCGAACGGCCGCAGCGCGACGACATTACCTTGCTGTCTTTCCGTTTCGAATAA